A stretch of DNA from Sugiyamaella lignohabitans strain CBS 10342 chromosome B, complete sequence:
AGTGCCCACTGTTTCACCTATCCAAGCCTACGAATTAGAGGAGGCTTTTGATTCCCAGCTGGATATCAATAGTTCCCATTTTGGAACTGCCTTTCCTGCTGCTAGACGACGGTCTTCTACGATAGAAATTGATATGGCGGATATTTCCCAGAACATTCCTAGAATTTCCAGTGCAATGAGTGCATCACCTACTGATTCCGATCTAGAAAGCAATAATGGCCGTGAAAAGTTCACAAACACTGACGGAGGTGATAATGCTAGCAATCTCAAGTCGTTTGATTCGAACCAACGCCTGGCTTCCCCATTAGCGGCTTCTAACTATAACGAGCCAACGGCTCGACAAATCATCCAGTCGGCTGATTTAGAAGAGGTGCCACTGGGAGTCACTCGGCAAGCCAAGAAACTAGTTGATTATCAATTCCCGGTTCACAGACTAGCGGATACTATGCTGGACGATTCTAAAGTGCCTTTGGTTTTAGTTGCATGTGGATCCTTCTCACCCATCACATATCTTCACCTGAGAATGTTTGAAATGGCCATGGACAGTATTCGCGAACACACCAGATTAGAGGTCATTGGCGGGTACTACTCGCCAGTGTCTGACAACTATCAAAAGCCGGGACTTGCCAAGTCTCATCACCGAGTTCGAATGTGTGAACTTGCATGTGAACGTACATCCAGTTGGCTCATGGTCGATGCTTGGGAGAGTTTACAACCTACTTACACACGTACAGCGCTTGTTCTCGACCATTTTAACGAAGAGATCAATGTTAGAAGACAGGGTGTGGGTACTGCCGATGGCCAGCGCAAGCCCGTCAAAATCATGCTCTTAGCAGGTGGAGATCTCATTGAATCGATGGGAGAGCCTAACGTATGGGCAGAAGACGATTTACACCACATTCTAGGCCGATACGGATGTATCATTGTCGAGCGAACAGGATCCGATGTGCGAAGTTTCCTGCTGTCCCACGATATCATGTACGAGCACCGGAGGAACGTGCTCGTGATAAAGCAACTCATCTACAACGATATCTCGTCGACAAAAGTGCGACTGTTCCTACGTCGTGGCATGAGTGTGCAGTACCTGTTGCCCAACAGTGTCATACGCTACATTCTCGAGCATGGACTCTACATCAACGAATCCGAGCCCGTCAAGCAGGTGCTCAGCGAAAAGGGCGATTAGACGCTTGTATGCCTGCACACATAGGACCGCGGTGTAGACGTCATTCCGATATCGACACTGCCACGCTGACATGACtttgatgatgctgttgaCTCAGCCCGcccctttttttttggcttaTGTTTCTTTAACTAATGTATTCTACCCACCGATGTCCcgcgtgcctccggcggctggggctccgccccagaccctggttgctcctctcgcttcgctcgagtcgggcgtgtGGGGTGGGGAGTCTCCGTGAAAGAATTCGATGccccaagcccgactcgagtgcagcgagaggagcaaccagggtctggggcggagccccagccgccggaggcacacccgtCCCCGTCGAAGATTACAGTGTATTTTAGGCATTACAGACAGAGAGTCATGGTCTCGTTGAGTTTCGCGACCACTTGGTCGAAGGCATTGTAGGCTCGGTGGTACTGGTCGAGCTCTTCTCGTTTGGTTTTGCGGGCTTGGTTGGCTTGGGCAGCAATCATTTTGGTCCGCAGGCTGCGACGCCCGTGCTCGACGTGCACCAGATTGTTTAGAATGCGAGATTCCATTCCCTCGTACTTGGCAGCATTC
This window harbors:
- the NMA1 gene encoding nicotinamide-nucleotide adenylyltransferase NMA1 (Nicotinic acid mononucleotide adenylyltransferase; catalyzes the transfer of the adenylyl moiety of ATP to nicotinamide mononucleotide to form NAD; involved in pathways of NAD biosynthesis, including the de novo, NAD(+) salvage, and nicotinamide riboside salvage pathways; homolog of human NMNAT; NMA1 has a paralog, NMA2, that arose from the whole genome duplication; GO_component: GO:0005737 - cytoplasm [Evidence IDA] [PMID 14562095]; GO_component: GO:0005634 - nucleus [Evidence IDA] [PMID 14562095]; GO_function: GO:0005524 - ATP binding [Evidence IEA]; GO_function: GO:0003824 - catalytic activity [Evidence IEA]; GO_function: GO:0000309 - nicotinamide-nucleotide adenylyltransferase activity [Evidence IEA]; GO_function: GO:0000309 - nicotinamide-nucleotide adenylyltransferase activity [Evidence IDA] [PMID 10428462]; GO_function: GO:0000166 - nucleotide binding [Evidence IEA]; GO_function: GO:0016779 - nucleotidyltransferase activity [Evidence IEA,IEA]; GO_function: GO:0016740 - transferase activity [Evidence IEA]; GO_process: GO:0009435 - NAD biosynthetic process [Evidence IEA,IEA]; GO_process: GO:0009435 - NAD biosynthetic process [Evidence IDA] [PMID 10428462]; GO_process: GO:0009058 - biosynthetic process [Evidence IEA]; GO_process: GO:0019363 - pyridine nucleotide biosynthetic process [Evidence IEA]) is translated as MDPSLAPDFIPPSEQRNRVPTTAGNRVPTVSPIQAYELEEAFDSQLDINSSHFGTAFPAARRRSSTIEIDMADISQNIPRISSAMSASPTDSDLESNNGREKFTNTDGGDNASNLKSFDSNQRLASPLAASNYNEPTARQIIQSADLEEVPLGVTRQAKKLVDYQFPVHRLADTMLDDSKVPLVLVACGSFSPITYLHLRMFEMAMDSIREHTRLEVIGGYYSPVSDNYQKPGLAKSHHRVRMCELACERTSSWLMVDAWESLQPTYTRTALVLDHFNEEINVRRQGVGTADGQRKPVKIMLLAGGDLIESMGEPNVWAEDDLHHILGRYGCIIVERTGSDVRSFLLSHDIMYEHRRNVLVIKQLIYNDISSTKVRLFLRRGMSVQYLLPNSVIRYILEHGLYINESEPVKQVLSEKGD